One window of Nitrospirota bacterium genomic DNA carries:
- a CDS encoding ABC transporter permease, protein MKLYRISAIIYRHSLLYKRSMTRLMEIIYWPVLDLMVWGFVSLYLQKFQGSLPLFVSFFLGSLILWDIFFRAQQGISISFLEEVWSRNLLNLFVSPLTLSEFIMGTLIVSLMKVVATFLVTFSLALIFYSFNVFSLGLPLILFLLNLVLMGWAIGIMTTGAILRLGQEAEVLAWGLAFLFQPVSAVFYPVTVLPPVLQKIAFWVPASHIFEGMREVINHQTFPLVELGWAFGLNGLYGLSAVLFFSSMVRQVKEKGLLLKSGE, encoded by the coding sequence ATGAAACTTTATAGAATTTCCGCGATCATCTACCGCCATTCTCTCCTTTATAAAAGGAGTATGACCCGGTTAATGGAAATCATCTACTGGCCGGTCCTTGACCTGATGGTTTGGGGATTTGTCAGCCTATACCTTCAAAAATTTCAAGGGAGTCTTCCGCTTTTTGTTTCGTTTTTCTTGGGGTCGTTGATCTTATGGGACATTTTCTTTCGAGCACAACAGGGAATTTCAATTTCGTTTCTGGAAGAGGTTTGGTCTAGAAATTTACTCAATTTATTTGTCAGTCCTCTGACTTTAAGCGAGTTTATCATGGGAACGTTAATCGTCAGCTTAATGAAGGTCGTCGCCACATTTTTGGTGACTTTTTCTCTCGCCCTGATTTTCTACTCATTCAATGTCTTCTCTCTGGGCCTTCCTTTAATTTTGTTTTTGTTGAACCTTGTCCTGATGGGGTGGGCGATCGGAATAATGACAACCGGAGCGATTCTCCGTCTCGGACAGGAGGCTGAAGTCCTGGCATGGGGATTAGCTTTTCTGTTTCAACCGGTGTCAGCGGTTTTTTATCCGGTAACTGTTCTTCCTCCGGTCCTCCAAAAGATTGCTTTTTGGGTTCCTGCCTCCCATATTTTTGAGGGAATGAGGGAGGTGATTAACCATCAAACCTTTCCGCTGGTTGAATTGGGATGGGCTTTCGGGTTAAACGGGTTGTATGGGTTAAGCGCCGTCTTGTTTTTTTCCTCCATGGTAAGACAGGTAAAAGAAAAGGGTTTATTGCTTAAAAGCGGAGAATAA
- a CDS encoding MFS transporter: MHKKDDSGSEKSLSYGIKDGASYSMMTGIGESYLIPFALFFKASSTEIGFIVSVPQLFGAFFQLFSVYLLSSLNNRKQLILSGVGLQAVAWLPLLWMPLLIPEHALFFLGLGASLYFLLGNLASPPWNSLMGDLVPRGQRGNYFGRRTKIMSLCSFSGLCAGGVTLHFTHAAGHPAAGFILIFMLAAVFRIFSFYYLKKMEEPSLSSSIEKFYLTHFYRHFKHSNFLRFVIFSALISFSVQVAAPFFAVYMLRDLHFTYLQYMLVAATAVLSQYLTFLYWGNFSDRFGNRMVLKITGLMLPFLPIMWLFSPNFYYILTIQILSGFIWAGFSLSITIFIFDAVSSEKRAVCIAVYSTLNALGIFFGAMVGGLLTNIFPVSFDILHWSFHLRSKLLFLFFISGALRLIVYLTFLPKIQEVREVEAFSFKQAFYKHLRSTHPYK; encoded by the coding sequence TTGCATAAAAAAGATGATTCTGGTTCCGAAAAAAGCCTTTCTTATGGCATAAAGGATGGCGCTTCCTATTCCATGATGACGGGGATAGGTGAAAGCTATCTCATTCCCTTTGCCCTTTTTTTTAAAGCTTCGAGCACTGAGATTGGTTTTATTGTGTCTGTTCCCCAATTATTTGGCGCTTTCTTTCAACTTTTTTCGGTTTACCTCCTTTCCAGTTTAAATAATCGCAAACAACTGATCTTATCCGGTGTCGGCCTTCAAGCCGTGGCCTGGCTTCCTTTATTATGGATGCCTCTCCTGATTCCTGAACACGCCCTTTTTTTTCTGGGTCTTGGCGCTTCACTTTATTTCTTGCTCGGTAATTTAGCCAGCCCCCCCTGGAACAGCCTGATGGGAGATTTGGTTCCTCGCGGCCAGCGGGGGAACTATTTTGGCCGGAGAACAAAAATTATGAGCCTCTGTTCTTTTTCGGGGCTTTGCGCAGGGGGAGTGACGCTTCATTTCACTCATGCGGCGGGACACCCGGCCGCGGGATTTATTCTGATTTTTATGCTGGCGGCCGTCTTCAGGATTTTTTCTTTTTATTACCTAAAAAAAATGGAGGAACCTTCTTTAAGTTCCTCCATTGAAAAATTTTACCTGACCCATTTTTACCGGCACTTTAAACATTCAAACTTTTTAAGGTTTGTGATTTTTTCGGCCCTCATTTCATTTTCCGTTCAGGTTGCCGCTCCTTTTTTTGCTGTTTATATGCTCCGCGACCTCCATTTTACCTATCTGCAATATATGCTGGTTGCGGCGACGGCTGTTTTAAGCCAATATTTGACTTTTCTCTACTGGGGAAATTTTTCCGACCGTTTTGGAAACCGGATGGTATTAAAGATTACAGGATTAATGTTGCCGTTCCTTCCCATCATGTGGCTTTTTTCGCCCAATTTCTATTATATTCTAACGATTCAAATTCTTTCAGGATTTATCTGGGCAGGATTCAGCTTAAGTATCACCATATTTATCTTTGACGCGGTTTCTTCTGAAAAAAGGGCGGTCTGTATTGCCGTTTATAGCACCCTCAACGCCCTGGGCATTTTTTTTGGCGCAATGGTTGGAGGGCTTTTAACGAATATCTTTCCAGTCTCTTTCGATATCCTTCACTGGAGTTTCCACCTTAGATCAAAACTTTTGTTTTTGTTTTTCATTTCAGGAGCATTACGACTTATCGTCTATCTGACGTTCCTTCCAAAAATTCAGGAAGTCCGGGAAGTGGAAGCTTTTTCCTTCAAACAGGCGTTCTACAAACATCTACGTTCTACCCACCCTTATAAATAA
- a CDS encoding HAD family hydrolase → MKKVKAVFFDLDGTLVDSFPAIQTSYNYALGQMKKDFQLSLAEVKKIVGGGLRESFFDLVGKDDSDRAVTLFRTKYKEVYIHETFLLPYVFHVISTLSRKNLILGVISNKFGDFSRGILSEFKLLPYLPTVIGDGDGFPLKPDPAVMRELTVKFNLFPEEVIYVGDGPIDINFCRASGVYAYGIATGNYTRAELTRHSPDRLMDSLDELLTALES, encoded by the coding sequence ATGAAGAAAGTTAAAGCGGTTTTTTTTGATCTTGACGGGACCCTGGTCGATTCTTTTCCTGCCATCCAGACCAGTTACAACTACGCTTTAGGCCAGATGAAAAAAGACTTCCAGCTGAGCCTGGCGGAGGTTAAGAAAATAGTTGGGGGAGGTTTAAGGGAATCTTTTTTTGATCTGGTGGGGAAAGACGATTCTGATAGAGCGGTAACGCTTTTTCGTACAAAATATAAGGAGGTTTATATTCATGAAACTTTTCTTCTCCCTTATGTTTTTCATGTGATTTCGACTCTTTCCCGTAAAAATCTGATTCTTGGAGTGATTTCCAACAAGTTTGGGGATTTTTCGAGGGGGATTCTATCCGAATTTAAACTCCTCCCCTATCTCCCGACCGTTATAGGCGATGGAGACGGTTTTCCATTGAAACCTGATCCGGCCGTCATGAGAGAATTAACAGTCAAATTTAATCTTTTTCCTGAGGAAGTGATCTACGTGGGAGATGGTCCCATCGATATTAATTTTTGCAGGGCCAGCGGCGTTTACGCTTATGGCATCGCTACCGGGAATTATACGCGCGCCGAACTTACGCGGCATTCTCCGGATAGGTTGATGGATTCCCTGGATGAACTTCTGACCGCCCTGGAGTCCTGA
- a CDS encoding RidA family protein — translation MSIHDKLKKMNISLPPPPIPVAAYVPAVTAGDLVFISGTLPMKEGKLLFTGKLGKDLTVEQGVECARQAALNALATLQKQIGDLSRVKQIVRLTGFVASSEGFNQQPQVLNGASLLLGELFEEKGKHARAAVGAAELPLNAPVEIELIVQIF, via the coding sequence ATGTCGATCCACGATAAGTTAAAAAAAATGAATATTAGTCTGCCCCCTCCGCCCATTCCTGTGGCCGCTTATGTTCCAGCCGTAACAGCAGGAGATTTGGTTTTTATCAGCGGAACGCTTCCGATGAAAGAGGGAAAATTATTATTCACGGGTAAACTAGGCAAAGACCTAACCGTTGAACAGGGAGTGGAATGTGCCCGTCAGGCTGCCTTAAATGCATTGGCGACCCTTCAGAAACAGATCGGCGACCTGAGCCGGGTGAAGCAGATCGTCAGACTGACCGGTTTTGTGGCTTCTTCCGAAGGTTTTAATCAACAACCTCAGGTGCTTAACGGCGCGTCATTGTTGTTAGGAGAGCTCTTTGAAGAGAAAGGGAAGCATGCTCGTGCTGCGGTCGGAGCCGCGGAACTTCCCTTAAACGCACCCGTTGAAATAGAACTGATTGTGCAGATTTTTTAA
- a CDS encoding DNA-3-methyladenine glycosylase translates to MRLKREFFLRSPEIVARNLLGKSLFFRGKRVIIVEAESYGVNDPACHAFRGKTPRNEPMFKEGGRSYVYFIYGMHYCFNVVTGKEGIPSAVLIRGGFPIAGLKEIKKLRGKSEPEKKILIGPGNFCKGLGIGREENDLNLCESTDFYFYEGDTEAAGLTIGTSPRIGISEGKDKLWRFFLKDFSIEQIKVAR, encoded by the coding sequence ATGCGTTTGAAACGCGAATTCTTTTTGAGATCCCCTGAAATCGTTGCCCGAAATCTTCTGGGAAAGTCGTTATTTTTTCGGGGCAAACGTGTTATTATCGTCGAAGCAGAGTCTTATGGCGTGAATGATCCTGCCTGTCATGCCTTTCGGGGTAAAACTCCGCGAAATGAGCCGATGTTTAAAGAGGGCGGAAGAAGTTACGTCTATTTTATTTACGGAATGCACTACTGTTTTAATGTCGTCACGGGGAAAGAAGGAATTCCCTCTGCTGTTTTAATCAGGGGAGGTTTCCCGATTGCGGGTTTAAAAGAAATTAAGAAATTACGGGGAAAAAGCGAACCGGAAAAGAAAATCCTTATCGGTCCAGGAAATTTTTGTAAAGGTCTGGGAATCGGGCGCGAAGAGAATGACCTTAATTTATGTGAATCTACGGATTTTTATTTTTATGAAGGGGATACCGAAGCGGCGGGATTAACAATTGGAACTTCTCCCCGAATCGGGATTTCTGAAGGAAAAGATAAACTTTGGCGGTTTTTTCTAAAAGACTTTTCGATTGAACAAATCAAGGTTGCGCGGTGA
- a CDS encoding SagB/ThcOx family dehydrogenase, protein MVPKQVNSFAEIYHQKTKYFREEIAGNPRQLDWSAQPSPFKDYHSENKIDLTPYLPFQKNPFTGKSMAYPPFGDDEGLSLGNISRLLYFTNGVTGILQYPNGAKLYLRAAPTAGGLYPTEIYVAVRDILRMPNGIYNFQVKDHSLVPLWEGNFWNEFSQYCFGHEAIDQSNLLIIMTAVFQRSAWRYEDRAYRRILLDTGHILGNLNGSAEKEGLGVYPISGFFDQALNQLLFLDETEEGVLMMNALPSLKTLKATEIRRSSVYASSTKKEEPDLKKGLLLGLHEASYLGKDDFLLEGIMPDTDSIEDKYSSRTSISLKGKPLDFGNKGIEQTILERRSTRAYSGQSLFKDELADLLAYAYDPAILKDETDSENRGLPQVFDPSLLETFVIIHGVIEIESGVYYYAPMQQELRLIRSGQFKQATWEFCLGQELGRDASVIVVHASHLPNSVSKYGNRAYRYLHLDAGHLGQRLNLAAIRLGLGASGIGGFFDDEVNALLQLSLDYAIVYITTIGRPVTAS, encoded by the coding sequence ATGGTACCCAAACAGGTAAATTCTTTTGCTGAGATTTACCATCAAAAAACCAAATATTTCAGGGAGGAAATTGCCGGCAATCCCAGACAATTGGACTGGAGCGCCCAACCCTCTCCTTTTAAAGATTACCATTCGGAAAATAAGATTGATTTAACGCCCTATCTTCCCTTTCAGAAAAACCCCTTTACCGGGAAGTCTATGGCTTATCCCCCGTTTGGTGACGATGAAGGGTTAAGTTTGGGAAACATTTCACGTCTTTTATATTTTACAAACGGTGTGACCGGGATTTTGCAATATCCGAACGGCGCAAAGCTATACCTCAGGGCCGCTCCAACCGCGGGAGGGTTATATCCCACTGAAATTTATGTCGCTGTCAGGGATATCCTCCGCATGCCTAACGGAATTTATAATTTTCAGGTCAAGGATCATTCGCTGGTGCCCCTCTGGGAAGGAAACTTTTGGAATGAATTCAGCCAGTATTGTTTTGGCCATGAGGCGATTGACCAATCGAATTTACTCATCATTATGACGGCGGTATTTCAGAGAAGCGCCTGGCGATATGAGGACAGGGCCTATCGGAGAATCCTCCTTGATACGGGGCATATCCTCGGTAATTTAAATGGGTCTGCCGAAAAAGAGGGCCTGGGGGTCTACCCGATCAGCGGTTTTTTTGATCAGGCGCTCAATCAACTTCTTTTCCTTGACGAAACTGAAGAGGGGGTGCTCATGATGAATGCCCTTCCGTCGTTAAAGACTCTTAAAGCGACAGAGATTCGAAGGAGTTCCGTTTATGCCTCTTCTACAAAAAAGGAAGAACCTGATCTTAAGAAAGGCCTTCTTTTGGGCCTGCACGAAGCCTCTTATTTGGGTAAAGACGATTTTCTATTAGAAGGGATCATGCCGGATACCGATTCCATCGAAGATAAATATTCGTCCCGTACATCCATCTCTTTGAAGGGGAAACCCCTGGATTTTGGGAATAAGGGGATTGAACAAACCATTCTCGAAAGGCGGTCAACGCGTGCGTATTCCGGCCAATCGTTATTTAAGGATGAGTTGGCGGATTTGCTGGCTTATGCCTATGATCCGGCTATTTTAAAGGATGAAACGGATTCCGAGAATAGGGGGCTTCCTCAGGTTTTTGACCCTTCGTTACTCGAGACTTTCGTGATTATTCACGGCGTAATTGAAATCGAGTCGGGGGTTTATTATTATGCCCCGATGCAGCAGGAATTAAGGCTGATTCGAAGTGGTCAATTCAAGCAGGCAACCTGGGAGTTTTGTTTGGGTCAGGAATTGGGAAGAGATGCTTCGGTGATTGTCGTCCACGCTTCCCATTTACCGAATTCCGTTTCAAAGTATGGCAACAGGGCCTACCGGTATCTTCACCTTGACGCGGGACATTTGGGACAAAGGCTAAACCTCGCAGCCATTCGACTGGGGTTAGGCGCCAGCGGTATTGGCGGTTTTTTCGATGATGAGGTCAACGCGTTGCTTCAGTTGTCTTTGGATTATGCCATTGTGTATATTACAACCATCGGCAGACCTGTAACCGCATCATAA
- a CDS encoding RDD family protein — protein sequence MEPDQTIHYEGFWKRSFAFLVDLVIVKILSLILIGLGILAAYQALGDLQLSAPSEDLVFLLLGLFVLTGITILFLYFLYFNWKGVTPGMKILGLKIESISSESLSFPQAFIRTFGLLFSFFFFGLGFLTLLFNQKKQTLHDLLAGTYVTKN from the coding sequence TTGGAACCTGACCAAACGATTCATTACGAGGGATTTTGGAAACGGTCGTTTGCGTTTCTCGTCGATTTGGTCATTGTGAAAATACTGAGTCTGATCCTGATCGGTCTTGGAATTTTGGCCGCCTATCAGGCTCTTGGTGACTTACAGCTCTCAGCTCCTTCAGAAGACCTGGTTTTTCTTTTGTTAGGTTTGTTCGTCCTTACCGGGATAACGATCCTGTTCCTTTATTTCCTCTATTTTAACTGGAAAGGGGTTACGCCTGGAATGAAAATTCTGGGCTTAAAAATTGAATCCATCTCATCGGAGTCTCTCTCCTTCCCGCAAGCGTTCATTCGAACTTTTGGGCTTCTTTTCTCCTTTTTCTTTTTTGGACTCGGCTTTTTAACCCTGTTATTCAATCAAAAAAAACAGACGCTTCATGATCTTTTAGCAGGCACCTATGTCACCAAAAACTAA
- a CDS encoding HIT family protein: MNHRCAVCQHLREPSFLKIKEYPDSVLYLNEDQFFKGYCILEYKKHVKEFFDLSEEERKNLMNHVCFTAKALQTVFSPDKINYELLGNKVPHLHWHIIPRFKTDPAWPEPVWTRPHPPKKYSIEQAQQVIFEIQKWL; the protein is encoded by the coding sequence TTGAATCATCGCTGTGCTGTTTGTCAGCACCTCAGGGAACCTTCCTTTCTAAAAATTAAAGAATACCCCGACTCCGTTCTTTACCTGAACGAAGACCAGTTTTTTAAAGGCTATTGTATCCTGGAATATAAAAAACATGTGAAAGAGTTTTTTGACCTGTCCGAAGAAGAGAGGAAAAACCTGATGAATCATGTCTGCTTTACGGCGAAGGCCTTACAAACAGTATTTTCTCCCGATAAAATAAACTATGAGCTTTTGGGGAATAAGGTGCCGCATCTCCATTGGCATATTATTCCGCGGTTTAAGACAGACCCTGCCTGGCCGGAACCCGTCTGGACCCGTCCGCATCCTCCAAAAAAATATTCTATCGAACAGGCCCAACAGGTCATTTTTGAGATTCAAAAGTGGTTATGA
- a CDS encoding methylenetetrahydrofolate reductase, with protein sequence MKRFQETLKKGKFAVTAEFGPPKGTDIDTLVKNGKAVAGMVDGVNITDNQSGVMRTCPLAISKILIDLGIDPIMQMTCRDRNRLAIQSDLLGAHILGIRNLLALTGDPPHIGDHKDSKPVFDLQLDQLLGTVKALNSGKDLAGNDLTGPTSLFAGAAATPEADNFDLECAKFEKKVQSGAQFFQTQAIYNVPQFEKFMTHARKFSVKIIAGIILLKSAGMATYMNKNIPGIKVPETLILSLEKAGKEKALDLGIDIAVNTIKDLKGLCDGVHIMAINAEHLLPKIIQKAGLA encoded by the coding sequence ATGAAACGGTTTCAAGAGACACTTAAAAAAGGTAAATTCGCGGTCACGGCCGAATTTGGACCCCCGAAAGGGACCGACATCGACACCCTGGTTAAAAACGGGAAGGCGGTTGCCGGAATGGTGGACGGGGTCAACATCACCGATAACCAGAGCGGCGTCATGAGAACCTGCCCCCTTGCCATTTCAAAAATACTCATTGATCTTGGAATTGACCCGATTATGCAGATGACCTGCCGGGATCGAAACCGGCTGGCGATTCAATCTGATCTATTGGGCGCTCACATTCTGGGAATTCGTAATCTTCTTGCTTTAACCGGCGATCCCCCTCATATCGGCGACCATAAGGACTCCAAACCTGTTTTTGACCTCCAGTTAGATCAACTTTTGGGAACCGTTAAGGCTCTTAACTCAGGCAAAGATCTTGCCGGGAACGATTTAACCGGGCCCACCAGCCTGTTTGCCGGAGCGGCGGCAACCCCTGAAGCGGATAATTTTGACCTGGAATGCGCAAAGTTTGAGAAAAAGGTCCAATCGGGCGCACAGTTTTTTCAAACCCAGGCGATTTATAACGTCCCTCAGTTTGAAAAATTTATGACCCATGCCCGGAAATTTTCTGTGAAAATTATTGCGGGGATTATCCTTCTTAAATCGGCCGGAATGGCAACCTATATGAATAAGAACATTCCGGGAATTAAAGTTCCCGAAACCCTCATTCTTTCGCTCGAAAAAGCTGGAAAAGAAAAGGCCCTCGACCTTGGAATTGATATCGCGGTCAATACCATTAAAGATTTAAAGGGTTTGTGCGACGGGGTTCATATTATGGCCATCAATGCGGAACATCTGCTACCCAAGATCATTCAAAAAGCCGGCCTCGCCTAA
- a CDS encoding formylmethanofuran dehydrogenase, whose amino-acid sequence MEKTFDDVVGFHGHLCLDIAMGYRIAKAAVREMGSELKNMKEVVAMVENETCAVDAIQEYTGCTLGKRNLTMTATGKPVYLLQNTKTQNAVRLYCHYWETFDPDGSHSARRKAMTGPGATPEQKEAFQKELNEKIQEILTLPEEKLFRVKKIKLPPPPKVGKYKAKPCGNCGEYTHEGRFKEIDGKKVCISCYEAALERKKWT is encoded by the coding sequence ATGGAAAAAACATTTGATGATGTCGTAGGATTTCACGGACATTTGTGTCTGGATATCGCAATGGGATATCGGATTGCCAAAGCCGCTGTCCGGGAGATGGGGTCTGAACTTAAAAACATGAAAGAGGTCGTCGCAATGGTGGAAAATGAAACATGCGCCGTTGACGCAATTCAGGAGTATACCGGATGCACGCTTGGAAAACGAAATCTCACGATGACGGCAACCGGTAAGCCGGTTTACCTCCTCCAAAACACCAAAACCCAGAACGCGGTCCGGCTTTATTGTCATTATTGGGAAACGTTTGATCCGGATGGTTCCCACAGCGCCAGGCGGAAGGCGATGACGGGGCCAGGCGCCACGCCGGAGCAGAAAGAAGCTTTTCAAAAAGAATTGAATGAAAAGATCCAGGAAATTTTAACGCTTCCGGAAGAGAAGCTCTTCAGGGTTAAAAAAATAAAATTACCGCCTCCTCCGAAAGTCGGAAAATACAAGGCCAAACCTTGCGGAAACTGCGGAGAGTATACCCACGAAGGTCGTTTTAAAGAAATTGACGGAAAAAAGGTCTGTATCTCCTGCTATGAAGCGGCCCTCGAACGAAAAAAATGGACCTAG
- a CDS encoding ABC transporter ATP-binding protein, whose protein sequence is MPNVILQVKNLVKKFEKTRAVNGVSFHVYEGEILGLLGPNGAGKTTLIAMLLGVLTPTSGTISIFDLDFQHNREKILSQVNFSSTYISMPLSLSVKENLIFFSKLYHVPDYETRIRELLKLCEIEHLGTHLTRDLSTGQLSRLNLVKALLNRPRILFLDEPTASLDPDMADKARELLKNLKNRFPCTIIYTSHNMKEMEQISDRIIFLNRGEIIAEGSPRQIMALYRKKNLEEVFLEVVRGEVPDETL, encoded by the coding sequence ATGCCTAACGTTATTCTGCAGGTCAAAAACCTCGTTAAAAAATTTGAGAAGACCCGGGCGGTTAACGGGGTCTCATTTCATGTTTATGAAGGTGAAATCCTGGGGCTGTTAGGGCCTAACGGCGCGGGCAAAACCACTTTAATTGCCATGTTGTTAGGGGTATTAACGCCGACATCGGGAACGATTTCAATTTTTGACCTTGACTTTCAACACAACCGTGAGAAAATCTTAAGTCAGGTGAATTTTTCATCGACCTATATTTCCATGCCTCTTTCGTTAAGCGTAAAAGAAAACCTGATTTTTTTTTCTAAACTTTATCATGTCCCCGATTATGAAACGAGGATACGCGAACTTCTAAAACTTTGTGAAATTGAGCATTTAGGCACTCATTTGACCCGGGATCTTTCTACGGGGCAATTGTCCAGGCTGAATCTGGTCAAGGCCCTTCTCAATCGTCCCCGCATTTTATTTCTGGATGAGCCAACCGCAAGCCTCGACCCTGATATGGCCGATAAGGCACGGGAATTATTGAAAAATCTTAAAAATCGTTTTCCATGTACGATCATCTATACCTCGCATAATATGAAGGAGATGGAGCAAATTTCTGACCGAATTATCTTTTTAAATAGAGGCGAGATTATTGCCGAAGGATCCCCCCGGCAGATCATGGCGCTTTATCGAAAGAAAAACCTTGAAGAGGTCTTTCTCGAAGTTGTCAGAGGGGAGGTTCCGGATGAAACTTTATAG
- a CDS encoding replication-associated recombination protein A — protein MDLFSQSGQQNPDRPLADRMRPKAFEEFFGQEHLIGPGKILSPEALKNHPPSLVLWGPPGSGKTTLAHLIAHMTGCFYVFFSAVLSGVKEVREIVAEAKFRFQSSGQKTLLFVDEIHRFNRSQQDAFLPHLEDGTLILLGATTENPSFSVNAPLLSRCKVLALKPLELHQVTAILQRAIDDPGQGLGKMTLKIDDPVLREIAEWAEGDARRALNLLEACVNLAPELHDQKVVTDKEVREAAQSRILFYDKQSEEHYNTISAFIKSMRGSDPDASVYWLARMLEAGEDPLFIARRMIVFASEDIGNADPNALPIAVAAQQAFQAVGLAEGWIPLSQAVTYMATAPKSNASYMAYKNALEAVKKRGSLPVPLHLRNAPTSLMKELGYGEGYQYPHSEPVKAKEQTYLPDKLLHERFYLPKDSGYEKQIKEWMSKGKKDKEK, from the coding sequence ATGGATCTTTTTTCACAGAGTGGCCAGCAAAACCCGGATCGGCCTTTAGCCGACCGTATGCGGCCAAAAGCCTTTGAAGAGTTTTTTGGCCAGGAGCATTTAATCGGCCCGGGCAAGATTTTATCCCCCGAAGCGCTGAAAAACCACCCTCCTTCGCTGGTCTTGTGGGGGCCTCCCGGTTCGGGAAAGACAACCCTCGCCCATTTAATTGCCCATATGACCGGTTGTTTTTATGTTTTCTTCTCAGCGGTTCTTTCAGGGGTGAAAGAGGTGCGGGAAATTGTTGCCGAAGCCAAATTCAGGTTTCAAAGCTCGGGTCAAAAAACCCTATTATTCGTCGATGAAATTCACCGGTTTAACCGGAGTCAACAGGACGCCTTTCTCCCCCATCTTGAAGATGGCACCCTGATTCTATTGGGCGCCACCACGGAAAATCCGAGTTTTTCAGTCAACGCCCCGCTCCTCTCACGGTGTAAAGTCCTCGCCCTTAAACCGTTAGAGCTTCACCAGGTCACTGCCATACTTCAAAGGGCCATCGATGACCCCGGGCAGGGGTTAGGAAAAATGACGCTGAAGATTGACGACCCTGTTTTAAGAGAGATTGCGGAGTGGGCTGAAGGAGATGCCAGAAGGGCGCTCAATTTGTTAGAAGCTTGCGTAAACCTCGCCCCGGAACTTCATGATCAAAAGGTTGTGACCGATAAAGAGGTTCGCGAAGCGGCTCAAAGCCGGATTCTTTTTTACGATAAACAGAGCGAAGAACATTATAATACGATTTCGGCTTTTATCAAGAGCATGAGAGGGAGTGATCCTGACGCTTCTGTCTATTGGCTGGCGAGAATGCTGGAGGCTGGGGAAGACCCTCTTTTTATCGCCAGAAGGATGATTGTTTTCGCCTCGGAAGATATCGGAAACGCTGACCCCAACGCCTTGCCGATTGCTGTCGCCGCCCAGCAGGCGTTTCAGGCCGTTGGTCTTGCCGAGGGATGGATCCCGCTAAGTCAGGCCGTCACCTATATGGCCACCGCCCCAAAAAGCAACGCAAGCTACATGGCCTATAAAAACGCCTTGGAAGCCGTTAAAAAAAGGGGAAGTCTCCCGGTTCCGCTTCACCTTCGGAATGCCCCCACCTCTTTAATGAAAGAACTTGGGTATGGAGAGGGGTATCAGTACCCTCATTCGGAACCTGTGAAGGCTAAAGAGCAGACCTATTTACCGGATAAACTCCTTCACGAAAGGTTTTATCTTCCCAAAGATTCCGGTTATGAAAAACAGATCAAAGAATGGATGTCAAAAGGTAAAAAAGATAAGGAAAAATAA
- a CDS encoding 16S rRNA (uracil(1498)-N(3))-methyltransferase, with the protein MMPVFFIKTSDLKDKKVIISGLLFNHLKNALRYKIDDVIHLVDENRTAYHAAITRMTDQFLEGSLTCQEKNTPSSVPRLILAPAFIKRKKMELLLQKGTELGIREIIPLTTARTVIQPHEERLDHQRERWQKILVEAAQQSEQSSPPLLHDPVEFKTFIKQHGTGIGFIFWEKGTKSLKQTLSNLPNLSSVTPITVVIGPEGGFDQNEIDLAVEKGYISVSLGKPILRSETAVMAAITLLQYELGYFGT; encoded by the coding sequence TTGATGCCTGTTTTCTTTATCAAAACCAGCGACCTCAAAGACAAAAAGGTCATCATTTCCGGCCTTCTTTTCAACCATTTAAAAAACGCTCTCCGCTACAAAATAGACGACGTCATTCATCTGGTCGATGAAAACAGGACCGCCTATCATGCGGCCATTACCCGGATGACGGACCAATTTCTCGAAGGAAGCCTGACCTGTCAAGAAAAGAACACTCCCTCATCCGTTCCCCGTCTCATTTTGGCGCCGGCTTTTATTAAACGGAAAAAAATGGAGTTGCTTTTACAGAAGGGAACGGAACTCGGCATCCGGGAAATCATTCCATTGACCACGGCACGAACGGTTATTCAACCCCATGAGGAGCGTTTGGACCACCAACGCGAACGGTGGCAAAAAATTCTCGTCGAAGCCGCGCAACAATCGGAACAGAGTTCGCCGCCGCTTCTCCATGATCCGGTTGAATTCAAGACTTTTATCAAACAACATGGAACCGGCATTGGATTTATTTTTTGGGAAAAGGGAACAAAGTCCTTAAAACAAACCCTCTCCAATCTTCCAAATTTAAGTTCAGTCACACCCATCACCGTCGTCATCGGACCTGAAGGGGGCTTCGATCAAAATGAAATTGATCTGGCCGTTGAAAAGGGTTATATTTCAGTCTCGCTGGGCAAACCAATATTAAGGAGTGAAACCGCTGTCATGGCTGCAATTACCCTTCTCCAATATGAGCTGGGATATTTTGGAACCTGA